One segment of Anopheles stephensi strain Indian chromosome 3, UCI_ANSTEP_V1.0, whole genome shotgun sequence DNA contains the following:
- the LOC118514236 gene encoding cuticle protein 19.8-like, giving the protein MKLFVVVSSLLAVATAAPSATLYAAYGQPALYAAGGAPLATYVAAGPAELYSQYHAQDELGQYSYGYNGGLSAKAESKSFDGVTRGSYSYLDAENKLQTVAYTADALNGFRVAASNLPVAPVETRTAPEPVQDTPEVAAAKADHMAAIEAAKLRNAAAEKESESEATAIIAAAPATFAAAPAALPVAAYAAPAPASFAYSTQSIAQPIAAYATYAAAPAPAAIELKAPASFAYSTYTQSAPLAYTQYAAAPYAALPIAQYAYPAAPAAPIAFAARSQPVDIAAELPEPVKDTPEVAKAKEEHLQAVAEAKARSLQ; this is encoded by the coding sequence ATGAAGCTGTTCGTCGTCGTATCGTCCCTGCTGGCCGTTGCCACCGCTGCCCCATCGGCCACACTGTACGCAGCGTACGGTCAACCCGCACTGTACGCGGCCGGCGGTGCACCGTTGGCCACGTATGTGGCGGCCGGACCGGCCGAACTGTACAGCCAGTACCACGCCCAGGACGAGCTCGGCCAATACTCGTATGGATACAACGGAGGACTGTCGGCCAAGGCGGAGTCGAAGTCGTTCGATGGCGTCACCCGCGGTTCGTACAGCTATCTGGATGCGGAGAACAAGCTCCAGACCGTCGCTTACACTGCCGATGCGCTGAACGGATTCCGGGTGGCCGCTTCCAACCTGCCGGTGGCTCCAGTTGAAACTCGTACCGCGCCCGAACCGGTCCAGGACACGCCCGAGGTCGCCGCTGCCAAGGCCGACCATATGGCCGCCATCGAGGCGGCTAAGCTGCGTAACGCTGCCGCCGAGAAGGAGTCCGAGTCGGAGGCCACCGCCATCATTGCTGCCGCTCCGGCGACCTTTGCTGCCGCTCCCGCCGCACTCCCGGTGGCCGCTTACGCCGCCCCAGCCCCTGCCTCGTTCGCTTACTCGACCCAATCGATCGCGCAACCGATCGCGGCCTACGCCACCTATGCCGCCGCCCCAGCCCCGGCTGCCATCGAACTGAAGGCTCCCGCCTCCTTCGCGTACTCGACCTACACCCAGTCGGCGCCCCTCGCCTACACCCAGTACGCTGCTGCCCCGTACGCAGCGCTCCCGATCGCCCAGTACGCTTACCCGGCGGCCCCGGCCGCCCCGATCGCATTCGCCGCTCGCTCGCAGCCCGTCGACATTGCCGCCGAGCTGCCCGAGCCGGTGAAGGACACGCCCGAGGTTGCCAAGGCCAAGGAAGAGCATCTGCAGGCCGTCGCCGAAGCTAAGGCACGCAGCCTACAGTAA